A genomic window from Thermoanaerobaculales bacterium includes:
- the def gene encoding peptide deformylase: MAVRPILCYGDARLEAANKPVTDFGPGLAALIQDLFETGWKAPGLGVAAPQIGVNLRLATIDLSVGSDEAARIVLANPEIVSTEGTVSLEEGCLSFPDLFTTIERPRRLRVRAQDEHGAWRTIAADGLLAQAICHEVDHLDGVLLVDHLRGLKRQVFLRRVARARKLGVWPGTA; this comes from the coding sequence ATGGCGGTTCGACCGATCCTGTGCTACGGCGACGCCAGGCTCGAGGCGGCCAACAAGCCGGTCACCGACTTCGGCCCCGGCCTCGCGGCGCTGATCCAGGACCTCTTCGAGACCGGCTGGAAGGCACCGGGCCTCGGCGTGGCGGCCCCGCAGATCGGGGTCAACCTCAGGCTCGCCACCATCGACCTCTCGGTCGGTTCCGACGAGGCCGCCCGGATCGTCCTCGCCAACCCGGAGATCGTCTCCACCGAGGGCACGGTGAGCCTCGAGGAAGGCTGCCTGTCGTTCCCGGACCTGTTCACCACCATCGAGCGGCCGCGCCGTCTGCGGGTCCGGGCCCAGGACGAGCACGGCGCCTGGCGCACGATCGCCGCCGACGGCCTGCTCGCCCAGGCGATCTGCCACGAGGTCGACCACCTCGACGGGGTGCTGCTGGTCGACCACCTGCGGGGCCTGAAGAGACAGGTCTTCCTGCGCCGCGTCGCCCGGGCCCGCAAGCTCGGCGTGTGGCCAGGGACCGCGTAG
- a CDS encoding ATP-binding protein, with the protein MKLALIGTHGVGKTTLAFELAARLKRRNLDVEIVREVARRCPLPINQRTTLLAQEWILLTQMALEIEATAAHELVLCDRSVLDNYCYLVHAAGPQPLWERVLEDWLPTYDLLVWVPNWSQPSYDGVRAVDPSFQRRIDILLGSMVAARGLKPLRLAPERRERWGDDIMGAILPSIEPTLPLFPSAGD; encoded by the coding sequence ATGAAGCTCGCGCTCATCGGCACCCACGGCGTCGGCAAGACCACCCTGGCCTTCGAGCTGGCGGCGCGGCTCAAGCGCCGCAACCTCGACGTCGAGATCGTGCGCGAGGTGGCGCGGCGCTGCCCGCTGCCGATCAACCAGCGGACCACGTTGCTCGCCCAGGAGTGGATCCTGCTCACCCAGATGGCGCTCGAGATCGAGGCAACGGCCGCTCACGAGCTCGTGCTCTGCGACCGGTCGGTCCTCGACAACTACTGCTACCTGGTCCACGCCGCCGGCCCGCAACCGCTTTGGGAGCGGGTGCTCGAAGACTGGCTCCCGACCTACGACCTGCTGGTCTGGGTCCCCAACTGGTCGCAGCCGTCCTACGACGGGGTGCGGGCCGTCGACCCCAGCTTCCAGCGCCGGATCGACATCCTCCTCGGCAGCATGGTCGCCGCCCGCGGCCTCAAGCCGCTGCGGCTCGCGCCCGAGCGCCGCGAGCGGTGGGGCGACGACATCATGGGGGCGATCCTCCCGAGCATCGAGCCGACCCTGCCGCTGTTTCCGAGCGCGGGCGACTGA
- a CDS encoding amidohydrolase family protein: MRLEKVATEVDLRISGGVVLPMVEDGEWFRGDLLVDRGRIVEVVRGSSSAPARRTLDAGEAAVLPGFVQGHVHVVQSLLRHQADGLELLPWLRDAVWPYEAALDGDGVEAAAELGVAELLCGGTTTALDFGTCRHHERVFAVAERLGIRLVSGKTHMDTGVGVPARLLEDTDRSLADAAAIGDRWHGAAAGRLRYAVAPRFALSCSKELLAGCAALARARGWLLQSHANENPREVAAIREATGTTNVEYLHAVGLTGPDVVLAHGVHLDAREVALLAATRTTVCHCPGANLKLGSGIADVPGLRRAGVKVVLGADGAPCNNRLSIFHEMTLAATLHSLRHGPSAMPATAVLAMATREGAAALHLGDEIGTLEPGKAADVTVVDLRGWSMQPDGHPAARIVHGATAADVRHVVVDGRPVVVDRRLETADVGELRERIRSAWEATAARMGQAP; encoded by the coding sequence GTGAGGCTTGAAAAGGTGGCAACCGAGGTCGATCTCCGGATCAGCGGCGGCGTCGTCCTGCCAATGGTCGAGGACGGCGAGTGGTTTCGCGGCGACCTGCTGGTCGATCGAGGCCGCATCGTCGAGGTCGTTCGCGGCAGCTCGTCAGCCCCGGCCCGCCGCACCCTCGACGCCGGCGAGGCGGCAGTTCTGCCCGGCTTCGTCCAGGGCCACGTCCACGTCGTGCAGTCGCTGCTGCGCCACCAGGCGGACGGCCTCGAGCTGCTGCCCTGGCTGCGCGACGCGGTGTGGCCCTACGAGGCGGCCCTCGACGGCGACGGCGTCGAGGCCGCCGCCGAGCTCGGCGTCGCCGAGCTGCTGTGCGGAGGCACCACCACCGCGCTCGACTTCGGCACCTGCCGCCATCACGAGCGCGTGTTCGCGGTCGCGGAGCGGCTCGGCATCCGCCTGGTCTCCGGCAAGACCCACATGGACACCGGCGTGGGCGTGCCGGCTCGGCTGCTCGAGGACACCGACCGCTCGCTCGCCGACGCCGCCGCGATCGGCGATCGCTGGCACGGCGCAGCGGCGGGGCGGCTGCGCTACGCGGTGGCGCCGCGGTTCGCGCTGTCGTGCTCGAAGGAGCTGCTCGCGGGCTGCGCCGCTCTCGCCAGGGCGCGCGGCTGGCTGCTGCAGTCGCATGCCAACGAGAACCCCAGGGAGGTGGCCGCGATCCGGGAGGCGACCGGGACGACCAACGTCGAGTACCTGCACGCGGTCGGCCTGACCGGGCCGGACGTGGTTCTCGCTCACGGCGTCCACCTGGACGCTCGAGAGGTCGCGCTGCTCGCCGCGACCCGGACCACGGTCTGCCACTGCCCGGGCGCCAACCTCAAGCTCGGGTCGGGGATCGCCGACGTGCCCGGGCTGCGCCGGGCCGGCGTCAAGGTCGTGCTGGGGGCGGACGGCGCGCCCTGCAACAACCGTCTCTCGATCTTCCACGAGATGACCCTGGCGGCGACCCTGCACTCGCTGCGCCACGGACCATCGGCAATGCCGGCGACCGCCGTGCTCGCGATGGCGACCAGGGAAGGCGCCGCTGCCCTCCACCTCGGCGACGAGATCGGGACCCTCGAGCCAGGCAAGGCCGCCGATGTCACGGTGGTCGACCTGCGCGGCTGGTCGATGCAGCCGGACGGCCACCCGGCGGCGCGCATCGTCCACGGCGCGACCGCTGCCGACGTGCGCCACGTCGTCGTCGACGGCCGTCCGGTGGTCGTCGACCGGCGGCTGGAGACTGCCGACGTCGGGGAGCTGCGGGAGCGGATCCGGAGTGCCTGGGAGGCGACCGCGGCCCGCATGGGGCAGGCGCCGTGA
- a CDS encoding acyl carrier protein: MDVTAKVKEIIVQQLGVDAEKVTPEASFVDDLGADSLDVVELVMAFEEEFGVEIPDEAAEKIATVKDAIEYLQKNLAA, from the coding sequence ATGGACGTCACGGCAAAGGTGAAAGAGATCATCGTTCAGCAGCTCGGTGTGGACGCGGAGAAGGTGACCCCGGAGGCGTCGTTCGTCGATGACCTCGGCGCCGACTCGCTGGACGTGGTCGAGCTGGTGATGGCGTTCGAGGAGGAGTTTGGGGTCGAGATCCCGGACGAGGCGGCCGAGAAGATCGCCACGGTCAAGGACGCGATCGAGTACCTGCAGAAGAACCTGGCAGCGTAG
- a CDS encoding PTS sugar transporter subunit IIA: protein MEAYLTAKEAADYLKLAERTLVRLAHEGKIPGVKIGGQWRFRRALLDEYLDTLASESVGTGGTAPSQVTDAPLDEIITVKQIIPDLAATDRNGVIHAMVEKVTKLGLVKDQGWFEAALAARERLVPTAVPEGVAFLHARRRAADKFPTQFVAMARSKHGVAFGSPDMGPTHIFFLLALRNDTLHLRWLSRLAWIVRSPGRLSRMIEASTAEEIHAILLEAAAALPASLRPHG, encoded by the coding sequence ATGGAAGCCTACCTGACCGCAAAGGAAGCCGCCGACTACCTGAAGCTCGCCGAGCGCACCCTGGTTCGCCTCGCCCACGAGGGCAAGATCCCCGGGGTCAAGATCGGCGGCCAGTGGCGCTTCCGGCGCGCCCTGCTCGACGAGTACCTCGACACCCTGGCGTCGGAGTCGGTTGGGACCGGCGGCACGGCGCCCAGCCAGGTGACGGACGCGCCGCTCGACGAGATCATCACCGTCAAGCAGATCATCCCCGACCTCGCGGCAACCGACCGCAACGGCGTCATCCACGCCATGGTCGAGAAGGTGACCAAGCTCGGCCTGGTCAAGGACCAGGGGTGGTTCGAGGCGGCGCTTGCGGCGCGCGAGCGGCTCGTGCCCACCGCCGTTCCCGAGGGCGTCGCGTTCCTCCACGCCCGCCGCCGCGCCGCCGACAAGTTCCCGACCCAGTTCGTCGCGATGGCGCGCTCGAAGCACGGCGTCGCCTTCGGTTCGCCCGACATGGGGCCCACCCACATCTTCTTCCTGCTGGCGCTGCGCAACGACACTCTCCATTTGCGCTGGCTGTCGCGGCTGGCCTGGATCGTCCGCAGCCCGGGCCGTCTGTCGCGGATGATCGAGGCGAGCACGGCCGAGGAGATCCACGCCATCCTGCTCGAGGCCGCGGCCGCGCTGCCGGCCTCGCTGCGCCCGCACGGCTAG